A single Musa acuminata AAA Group cultivar baxijiao chromosome BXJ2-1, Cavendish_Baxijiao_AAA, whole genome shotgun sequence DNA region contains:
- the LOC135598120 gene encoding pentatricopeptide repeat-containing protein At1g31790-like, with amino-acid sequence MRMGFSSTTGSTAAAAPLPHMIPKPTHRHRYCNSGSSSTSPAAAVRWRPQLSRPPVPVPPQVLLPLRRPQQPSPANNPRPLPTKPSPRRPVVDAPDHSSHDDDDGDECSSSSSGRNVKNSSCTPTDVLRLMDVLQLPVDEDLYVSLIKECAEYRDAAQGARVCAHIRRSLPDLLRRPAGLHLANRLLFMFAACGQQHVARQLFDQMHFRDATSLAVVIAALSASGSHGDALRLFVEMCVRSGGRSPVLEPGVCWLEALVTVLRSCARTRELGFGRQVHGLAIKVLGGDDAVLLGDVGESLIQFYGRLGHHGSAVKLFEGTRSQSAAAWTCMISGYSREGRFKEAIGVFREMGRAGRRKNCHVFSSTLSACAKMGDGGWSGKQVHAAAIKLGTSSDGFVCSSLVDMYMKHELPTEAQRAFATMDGMRDCVCWKSLLIGYARSGCGMEAVKLLYEMKAAGINVQESIVHEAMTALDIVKQVQET; translated from the coding sequence ATGAGAATGGGGTTCTCCTCGACGACGGGGAGTACCGCAGCAGCTGCGCCTCTGCCTCATATGATCCCCAAGCCTACACATCGCCACCGCTATTGtaacagcggcagcagcagcacatCCCCAGCAGCAGCAGTGAGATGGAGGCCGCAGCTGTCTCGTCCTCCTGTTCCAGTACCGCCTCAGGTGCTGCTCCCGTTGCGCCGCCCCCAGCAACCATCACCAGCAAACAACCCCCGCCCGCTCCCGACCAAGCCTTCCCCACGTCGTCCTGTTGTTGACGCACCCGATCACAGCAGCCACGACGATGACGATGGCGATgagtgcagcagcagcagcagtggcaGAAATGTAAAGAATTCGTCGTGTACTCCCACCGATGTCCTCCGCCTCATGGACGTCCTGCAGCTCCCCGTGGACGAGGACTTGTACGTTTCCCTTATCAAGGAGTGCGCCGAGTATCGGGACGCCGCCCAGGGCGCCAGAGTCTGCGCTCACATCCGCCGTAGCCTCCCCGACCTCCTGCGCCGGCCCGCCGGCCTTCACCTCGCCAACCGCTTGCTGTTCATGTTCGCCGCCTGCGGCCAACAGCACGTAGCCCGCCAGCTCTTCGACCAAATGCACTTTAGAGATGCCACCTCCTTGGCGGTCGTGATCGCCGCCCTGTCGGCCAGCGGCAGCCACGGCGATGCGCTGCGGCTGTTCGTGGAAATGTGCGTGAGAAGCGGTGGTCGTTCGCCGGTGCTTGAGCCGGGTGTTTGCTGGCTGGAAGCCCTCGTCACCGTTCTCCGGTCGTGCGCTCGGACGAGAGAGCTGGGTTTTGGCCGGCAGGTTCACGGGCTGGCCATCAAGGTGCTAGGAGGCGATGACGCTGTTCTTCTCGGAGATGTGGGCGAGTCGCTCATCCAATTCTACGGCAGACTTGGGCACCACGGCAGCGCCGTAAAACTCTTCGAGGGGACGCGGTCTCAGAGTGCAGCGGCTTGGACGTGCATGATCAGTGGGTACTCTAGAGAAGGGCGGTTCAAGGAGGCCATCGGCGTCTTCAGAGAGATGGGAAGAGCAGGACGGAGGAAGAACTGCCACGTTTTCTCGAGCACTCTCTCGGCATGCGCGAAGATGGGGGACGGTGGCTGGAGCGGCAAGCAAGTTCATGCCGCTGCCATCAAATTGGGAACAAGCTCGGATGGGTTCGTCTGTAGCAGCTTGGTAGACATGTACATGAAACACGAGCTTCCAACTGAGGCGCAGAGAGCATTTGCGACGATGGACGGCATGCGAGACTGCGTGTGCTGGAAGTCTTTGCTCATTGGCTATGCGCGGAGTGGCTGCGGCATGGAGGCTGTCAAGTTGCTGTATGAAATGAAGGCCGCAGGAATCAACGTGCAAGAATCGATAGTCCACGAAGCAATGACGGCTTTGGACATCGTAAAACAGGTGCAGGAAACATGA